Proteins from one Planctomyces sp. SH-PL62 genomic window:
- a CDS encoding Uma2 family endonuclease, translating into MSIAAERSQSEGRRLVLYDVPWEQYQSLLELFSDRRLRLTYDRGTLELTTPLSIHERYKMLIGRMIDVMTMEWGVRVVAAGSTTFHRRDVRRGLEPDQCYYFANADKVVDWSRIDLGVDPPPDLAVEIDVTSDSTLRMDVYAGLGIPEVWRFDGERLDILRLESGSYRRVDRSGVLPLAPLAEMPRFLQGHTIGDDTAWTIGFRDRLRETVAPRQEG; encoded by the coding sequence ATGTCCATCGCCGCCGAGCGATCCCAGAGCGAAGGCCGGAGGCTCGTCCTGTACGACGTCCCCTGGGAGCAGTATCAGTCGCTCCTCGAGCTCTTCTCAGACCGCCGCCTCCGCTTGACTTACGACCGAGGAACCCTGGAGCTCACGACGCCCCTCTCGATCCACGAGCGCTACAAGATGCTCATCGGCCGGATGATCGACGTCATGACGATGGAATGGGGCGTCAGAGTGGTTGCAGCAGGCTCGACGACGTTCCATCGCCGGGACGTTCGGCGCGGTCTCGAGCCGGACCAGTGCTATTACTTCGCGAACGCCGATAAGGTCGTCGATTGGTCGCGTATCGATCTGGGCGTCGATCCCCCCCCGGATCTGGCCGTCGAGATCGACGTCACCAGCGACTCGACGCTCCGCATGGACGTCTACGCCGGCCTGGGCATCCCCGAAGTCTGGCGGTTCGACGGCGAACGGCTCGACATCTTGCGGCTCGAGTCCGGGAGTTACCGCCGCGTCGACCGCAGCGGAGTTCTACCGCTCGCTCCCCTCGCCGAGATGCCTCGATTCCTGCAAGGCCACACGATCGGCGACGACACGGCCTGGACGATCGGATTCCGAGATCGGCTGCGCGAAACCGTCGCACCCCGGCAGGAGGGCTGA
- a CDS encoding Rieske 2Fe-2S domain-containing protein: protein MATRPSIQEILKAARQGGPSPSRPEAPAPPSSEAPQPAPAVGAEAPSDAPGPRLTLQEKLEKARIEREARAAAGSSPATPQGGPGVRLTLQEKLEKARVERESRAAGTVAGASLASSEGGPRPRLTLQEKLEKARIEREARAAGASSPAPPQGGPGVRLTLQEKLEKARVEREARAAGAIAESAPAPVAPTPPANGEAPRLTLKEKLAAARRNVPSAPAAAPPPPAAAPSTSPAPEAGSSGGRRLTLQEKLAAARTGKAAEPPTPAPPAAPSASAPPAAGSGKAMSVKDKLAAARSGASAPPPPAMQPSAPDPGAAGSGKAMSVKDKLAAARSGGSAPPPTQQPSAPPAAAAAAPGKVMSVKDKLAAARGQAVEPDAAMPVPQATPSQSSATAPAVAAGSERVLPPLAEMTDPRDLAEALRRTGARKAAESAAAPSSAKPAGRPATFQPPAPPNRPEGEKAAIERPSRSQVRVDRRGLLVYASWWVIVAWAALAAVAALLSMMVVRFLFPNASPEPPSTVKVGFPTDYEPGDVSERYKDLWGFWVVRDRDPKGVEIIYALQTYCTHLGCPPSWLAGEQKFKCPCHGSGFYKDGVNFEGPAPRPLERYKISLADDGSIVVDKSQTFRKDLDQWSDPDSFVAV, encoded by the coding sequence ATGGCGACACGACCGAGCATCCAGGAGATTCTGAAAGCCGCCCGCCAAGGAGGACCGAGCCCTTCCCGGCCCGAAGCCCCCGCCCCACCCTCGAGCGAGGCCCCGCAACCAGCCCCGGCCGTTGGAGCCGAAGCCCCATCCGACGCTCCCGGCCCCCGGCTGACGCTCCAGGAGAAGCTCGAGAAAGCGCGCATCGAGCGCGAGGCCCGCGCCGCCGCCGGGTCGTCGCCCGCGACTCCCCAGGGAGGCCCCGGGGTCCGGCTGACCTTGCAGGAGAAGCTGGAGAAGGCCCGCGTCGAGCGCGAATCCCGCGCCGCCGGGACCGTCGCCGGGGCGTCGCTCGCCTCGTCTGAGGGCGGTCCCCGGCCCCGGCTGACGCTCCAGGAGAAGCTCGAGAAAGCGCGCATCGAGCGCGAGGCCCGCGCCGCCGGCGCGTCGTCGCCCGCACCTCCCCAGGGAGGCCCCGGGGTCCGGCTGACCTTGCAGGAGAAGCTGGAGAAGGCCCGAGTCGAGCGCGAGGCCCGCGCCGCCGGGGCCATCGCCGAATCGGCGCCCGCGCCGGTCGCGCCCACACCTCCCGCCAACGGCGAGGCTCCCCGGTTGACCTTGAAGGAGAAGCTCGCCGCGGCCCGGCGAAACGTCCCGTCCGCCCCGGCGGCCGCCCCCCCTCCCCCGGCGGCGGCTCCGTCGACGTCGCCTGCACCGGAAGCCGGTTCGTCCGGCGGTCGCCGGCTCACCCTCCAGGAGAAGCTCGCGGCCGCACGCACCGGAAAGGCGGCCGAACCGCCGACGCCCGCCCCCCCGGCCGCCCCATCCGCCTCGGCCCCGCCCGCCGCCGGTTCGGGCAAGGCGATGTCGGTGAAGGACAAGCTGGCCGCCGCCCGTTCGGGGGCCTCCGCGCCTCCGCCGCCAGCGATGCAGCCGTCGGCCCCCGACCCCGGGGCTGCCGGTTCGGGCAAGGCGATGTCGGTGAAGGACAAGTTGGCCGCGGCTCGTTCGGGGGGCTCCGCGCCTCCGCCGACGCAGCAGCCGTCGGCCCCGCCCGCCGCCGCCGCCGCCGCGCCGGGTAAGGTGATGTCGGTGAAGGACAAGCTGGCCGCCGCGCGCGGCCAGGCGGTCGAGCCCGACGCTGCGATGCCGGTCCCGCAGGCGACGCCCTCGCAATCCTCGGCTACGGCACCCGCCGTCGCCGCCGGGTCCGAGCGCGTCTTGCCGCCGCTGGCCGAGATGACCGATCCCAGGGATCTCGCCGAGGCCCTCCGGCGCACCGGGGCGAGGAAGGCCGCGGAGTCCGCCGCCGCGCCGTCGTCCGCGAAGCCCGCCGGACGGCCCGCGACGTTCCAGCCTCCCGCGCCTCCCAACCGCCCGGAGGGCGAGAAAGCGGCGATCGAGCGGCCGTCGCGGTCCCAGGTGCGGGTCGATCGTCGGGGCCTGCTCGTCTACGCCTCGTGGTGGGTCATCGTGGCCTGGGCCGCGCTGGCCGCCGTGGCCGCCCTGCTTTCGATGATGGTCGTTCGGTTCCTCTTCCCGAACGCCAGCCCCGAACCGCCGAGCACCGTCAAGGTGGGCTTTCCCACCGACTACGAGCCCGGCGACGTCAGCGAGCGGTACAAGGATCTGTGGGGCTTCTGGGTCGTCCGCGATCGGGACCCCAAGGGCGTGGAAATCATCTACGCCCTCCAGACCTACTGCACCCACCTGGGCTGCCCCCCGAGCTGGCTCGCCGGCGAGCAGAAGTTCAAGTGCCCCTGCCACGGCAGCGGATTCTACAAGGACGGGGTGAACTTCGAAGGCCCCGCCCCCCGCCCCCTGGAACGCTACAAGATCAGCCTCGCCGACGACGGCTCGATCGTCGTGGACAAGAGCCAGACGTTCCGCAAGGACCTGGACCAGTGGTCCGACCCGGACAGCTTCGTCGCCGTCTGA
- a CDS encoding FHA domain-containing protein: MTTATPANPHVMAEAARTGRLGASARQAYDLALAGALGGLFGLYLYVETVDARSVYVRDAWAGAILGGTIGFFLNAWGPLRDGSWRRMARAAARAAPASALGGALGLVLGEFVIGAFQGGLLGRAASWAVLGLGIGLGQGIADRSFQRLTFGLIGGGLGGFVGGLCFEALRIALGNRYDLSQALGIVILGGGLGLFLALVEQALRRAWVQIASGRQEGRIYLLARPTCRLGLDEQADVGVFGDPAVERAHAEIVRSGDGYVLRNLSRSGVTRVNGAPCAGERRLGDGDRIELGKTSLIFRRR, translated from the coding sequence ATGACCACCGCCACGCCCGCGAACCCTCACGTGATGGCCGAAGCCGCCCGGACCGGACGACTCGGGGCGAGCGCCCGCCAGGCCTACGACCTGGCGCTGGCGGGCGCGCTCGGCGGCCTGTTCGGACTCTACCTTTACGTCGAGACGGTCGACGCCAGATCGGTCTACGTCCGGGACGCCTGGGCCGGCGCGATCCTGGGGGGGACGATCGGATTCTTCCTGAACGCGTGGGGCCCGCTGCGCGACGGCTCGTGGCGACGGATGGCCCGCGCCGCGGCGAGGGCCGCGCCCGCCTCGGCGCTCGGCGGGGCGCTCGGACTGGTGCTCGGAGAGTTCGTCATCGGGGCGTTCCAGGGGGGCCTCCTGGGCCGGGCGGCGTCGTGGGCGGTGCTCGGCCTGGGGATCGGGCTGGGGCAGGGGATCGCCGACCGGTCGTTCCAGCGCCTGACGTTCGGCCTGATCGGCGGCGGGCTCGGCGGGTTCGTCGGCGGGCTCTGCTTCGAAGCCCTCCGCATCGCGCTGGGGAACCGCTACGATCTCAGCCAGGCCCTCGGGATCGTGATCCTGGGCGGCGGCCTGGGCCTGTTCCTGGCCCTGGTGGAGCAGGCCTTGCGGCGGGCCTGGGTCCAGATCGCGAGCGGCCGGCAGGAGGGGCGGATCTACCTGCTCGCCCGGCCGACCTGCCGCCTGGGGCTGGACGAACAGGCCGACGTGGGGGTGTTCGGCGACCCGGCCGTCGAGCGGGCCCACGCCGAGATCGTCCGCTCCGGCGACGGTTACGTCCTCCGCAACCTCTCCCGCTCCGGCGTGACCCGCGTCAACGGCGCCCCCTGCGCCGGCGAGCGCCGCCTGGGCGACGGCGACCGGATCGAGCTGGGGAAGACCTCTTTGATCTTTCGACGGCGATAG
- the ptsP gene encoding phosphoenolpyruvate--protein phosphotransferase — protein sequence MHKGIGVSPGVVVGVAYRVESVLGSGEPQTLDDPAAIPDEIARFDRAVEDTAAELETFVQRIALELGTPAAEIFKSHLQIVNDPELGARVHAAIRKQRLTAFSALQVVMNAYAAQFARIDHEYFRERITDVRDVMTRICSHLTRKSGGTDNGATDSQPGEEPVILVAHEILPSQAMNLGDLPIAAIVTEIGGSTSHAAILARSRGIPAVSGVEGIMNDVVAGDLMVVDGREGHVIVRPDREATAAYRKVQREFFNFKDSLIANRDQPAVSCDGTQIELLANINNVADAHAADTVGASGVGLLRTEYLFLTHHDVPGEEEQYEYYRQIVLNAPNKTATIRTLDLGGDKTVPYLGRRNEPNPFMGWRSVRIFFENPKLLITQIRAILRAGRHGKVSMLFPMVTTVEELRRLNTMVKEARSNLKREGVPFAEDVKTGVMVEVPAAAVCIDALLRETDFISIGSNDLIQYLVAADRDNPKVAHLCEPLSPSIFRVIHMVLEACQRTGTPVTVCGEMAGQSRSALVLFGMGLRRFSMSPAFIPQVKALISSVTTAQAERFAHHVLQLSTSEEIRTYLSDRLREVSSLLEALDSA from the coding sequence ATGCATAAAGGCATCGGTGTCAGCCCTGGCGTGGTGGTCGGCGTGGCGTATCGGGTGGAGTCGGTCCTCGGCTCCGGCGAGCCGCAGACGCTGGACGATCCCGCGGCCATCCCCGACGAGATCGCCCGATTCGATCGCGCCGTGGAGGACACCGCGGCCGAGCTCGAGACGTTCGTCCAGCGGATCGCGCTGGAGTTGGGGACCCCCGCGGCCGAAATTTTCAAATCCCACCTCCAGATCGTCAACGACCCCGAGTTGGGCGCGCGGGTCCACGCGGCGATCCGCAAGCAGCGGCTGACCGCGTTCTCGGCGCTCCAGGTCGTGATGAACGCCTACGCGGCCCAGTTCGCGCGGATCGACCACGAGTACTTCCGCGAGCGGATCACCGACGTGCGCGACGTCATGACCCGGATCTGCTCGCACCTGACCCGCAAATCGGGCGGGACCGACAACGGGGCGACCGACTCCCAGCCCGGCGAAGAGCCGGTGATCCTGGTCGCGCATGAGATCCTCCCCAGCCAGGCGATGAACCTGGGAGACCTGCCGATCGCCGCCATCGTCACCGAGATCGGCGGCTCGACCAGCCACGCCGCCATCCTGGCGAGGAGCCGGGGCATCCCGGCCGTCTCCGGCGTCGAGGGGATCATGAACGACGTCGTCGCCGGCGACCTGATGGTCGTCGACGGCCGCGAAGGGCACGTCATCGTCCGCCCCGACCGCGAGGCCACCGCCGCCTACCGCAAGGTCCAGCGCGAGTTCTTCAACTTCAAGGACAGCCTGATCGCCAACCGCGACCAGCCCGCGGTGAGCTGCGACGGCACCCAGATCGAGCTCCTGGCCAACATCAACAACGTGGCCGACGCCCACGCCGCCGACACCGTGGGCGCCTCCGGCGTCGGCCTGCTCCGCACCGAGTACCTCTTCCTCACCCACCACGACGTCCCGGGTGAGGAGGAGCAGTACGAGTACTACCGCCAGATCGTCCTCAACGCGCCGAACAAGACCGCCACGATCCGCACCCTGGACCTCGGCGGCGACAAGACCGTCCCCTACCTCGGCCGCCGCAACGAGCCGAACCCGTTCATGGGCTGGCGGTCGGTGCGCATCTTCTTCGAAAACCCCAAGCTCCTGATCACCCAGATCCGCGCCATCCTCCGCGCCGGGAGGCACGGCAAGGTCTCCATGCTCTTCCCCATGGTCACCACCGTGGAGGAGCTGCGCCGGCTCAACACCATGGTCAAGGAGGCCCGGAGCAACCTCAAGCGCGAGGGGGTCCCGTTCGCCGAGGACGTCAAGACCGGGGTGATGGTCGAGGTCCCCGCCGCCGCCGTCTGCATCGACGCCCTGCTTCGCGAGACCGACTTCATCTCGATCGGCTCCAACGACCTGATCCAGTATCTGGTGGCCGCCGACCGCGACAATCCCAAGGTCGCCCACCTCTGCGAGCCCCTGAGCCCCTCGATCTTCCGCGTCATCCACATGGTGCTGGAGGCCTGCCAGCGCACCGGGACCCCCGTCACGGTTTGCGGCGAGATGGCCGGCCAGTCCCGCTCGGCCCTGGTCCTCTTCGGCATGGGCCTGCGGCGATTCAGCATGAGCCCGGCGTTCATCCCCCAGGTCAAGGCCTTGATCTCCTCGGTGACCACCGCCCAGGCCGAACGCTTCGCCCACCACGTGCTCCAGCTCTCCACCAGCGAGGAGATCCGCACGTACCTCTCCGACCGCCTCCGCGAGGTCTCCAGCCTGCTGGAGGCCCTCGACTCGGCGTGA
- a CDS encoding cytochrome b N-terminal domain-containing protein, with product MPILDRLTKTQVWKSLFRHPMPTDRRNRMQVMLTNFFLHLHPVSVRKQGIALSYTWCMGGATFFLFLVEVVTGVLLMFYYRPTLEHAYNDILALRDVTTLGVLRELHRWGAHAMVIAVWLHMYRVFLTGSYKPPREFNWVIGVLLLVLTLLLSFTGYLLPWDQLAVWAITVGSNMARATPVLGLEGPGADFFTLNGVKMITPASDAKYVLLGGGSVGEGALNRFYVLHCVAIPLAASLLIMIHFWRVRKDGGISGPL from the coding sequence ATGCCGATCCTGGATCGCCTCACCAAGACTCAGGTCTGGAAGAGCCTTTTCCGCCACCCGATGCCGACCGACCGTCGCAATCGGATGCAGGTGATGCTCACCAATTTCTTCCTGCACCTGCACCCGGTCAGCGTCCGCAAGCAGGGGATCGCCCTCAGCTATACGTGGTGCATGGGGGGGGCGACGTTCTTCCTGTTCCTCGTCGAGGTCGTCACCGGCGTCCTCCTGATGTTCTACTACCGGCCGACGCTGGAACACGCGTACAACGACATCCTCGCCCTGCGCGACGTGACCACGCTGGGGGTGCTCCGCGAGCTTCACCGCTGGGGCGCGCACGCGATGGTCATCGCCGTCTGGCTCCACATGTACCGGGTCTTCCTGACCGGCAGTTACAAGCCCCCGCGCGAGTTCAACTGGGTGATCGGCGTCCTGCTCCTGGTGCTGACGCTCCTGCTCTCGTTCACCGGCTACCTGCTGCCGTGGGACCAGCTCGCCGTCTGGGCGATCACGGTGGGGTCGAACATGGCGAGGGCCACGCCCGTCCTGGGGCTGGAAGGCCCCGGCGCGGACTTCTTCACGCTCAACGGCGTCAAGATGATCACGCCCGCCTCGGACGCCAAGTACGTGCTCCTGGGGGGCGGGAGCGTGGGCGAAGGGGCGCTGAACCGGTTCTACGTGCTGCACTGCGTGGCGATCCCGCTGGCCGCGTCGCTGCTCATCATGATCCACTTCTGGCGAGTCCGGAAGGACGGCGGGATCAGCGGCCCCCTGTGA
- a CDS encoding Hsp70 family protein, with translation MSQAEGLKRVFGIDLGTTYSVIAYVDEHGKAVVAPNQESERITPSVVLFDGDSVIVGDTAKESAKVEPHRVVSRVKQHMGDPNFVFESEGKTYNSEDVSSFILRKVVGDAEIALGEPVTDVVITCPAYFGTPEREATANAGRLAGLNVRAILNEPTAAAIAYGLEQESDQTVLVYDLGGGTFDVTMIEIKDRLIRVVCTGGDHRLGGALWDEAVVMYLAEQFREQTGEESDPLDDPEVLNDLTLQAERGKKTLTQRDKAPFRVTHAGKQARVELERAKFEEVTKHLLDRTVELTREMLEDARAKGSAAFDKIILVGGATRMPQVRDRIAAEFGVEPETYDPDEAVAKGAALFGLKEALQQGVQGILAGDAATNGSADEGRSPIDLADVPEAEVAEALDRLERQLGFTLTGPVRELVGTKIVNVLSKSLGVVALDDRRKEVVVYLLPRNTEVPFERSTDFGTDADNQAAVDIRVMSGERDSPEPTDCQEVGVATLNLPERLPAHSPIRVKFAITRDGRLNVTALDLTAGGAIEVDFQTEAVSDSEAVEERSTALRLLTVS, from the coding sequence ATGTCTCAGGCCGAGGGTTTGAAGCGCGTCTTCGGGATCGACCTGGGGACGACCTATTCGGTGATCGCGTACGTGGACGAGCACGGCAAGGCGGTCGTGGCCCCGAACCAGGAGAGCGAGCGGATCACCCCGTCGGTCGTCCTGTTCGACGGCGACTCGGTGATCGTCGGCGACACGGCCAAGGAGTCGGCCAAGGTCGAGCCCCACCGGGTCGTCTCGCGGGTCAAGCAGCACATGGGCGACCCGAATTTCGTCTTCGAGAGCGAAGGAAAGACGTACAACTCCGAGGACGTCTCGTCGTTCATCCTTCGCAAGGTCGTCGGCGACGCCGAGATCGCCCTGGGCGAGCCCGTCACCGACGTCGTCATCACCTGCCCGGCCTACTTCGGCACGCCCGAGCGCGAGGCCACCGCCAACGCCGGCCGGCTCGCCGGCCTGAACGTCCGCGCGATCCTCAACGAGCCCACGGCCGCCGCGATCGCCTACGGGCTCGAACAGGAGTCGGACCAGACCGTCCTGGTCTACGACCTCGGCGGCGGCACGTTCGACGTCACCATGATCGAGATCAAGGATCGCCTGATCCGCGTCGTCTGCACCGGCGGCGACCACCGCCTCGGCGGCGCGCTGTGGGACGAGGCGGTCGTCATGTACCTCGCCGAGCAGTTCCGCGAGCAGACCGGCGAGGAGTCCGACCCGCTCGACGACCCCGAGGTCCTCAACGACCTGACCCTCCAGGCCGAGCGCGGCAAGAAGACCCTCACCCAGCGCGACAAGGCCCCGTTCCGCGTCACCCACGCCGGCAAGCAGGCCCGCGTCGAGCTGGAGCGGGCCAAGTTCGAGGAGGTCACGAAGCACCTCCTGGACCGCACCGTCGAGCTGACCCGCGAGATGCTCGAAGACGCCCGTGCCAAGGGCTCCGCCGCCTTCGACAAGATCATCCTGGTCGGCGGCGCCACCCGCATGCCCCAGGTCCGCGACCGGATCGCCGCCGAGTTCGGCGTCGAGCCCGAGACCTACGACCCCGACGAGGCCGTCGCCAAGGGCGCGGCGCTCTTCGGGCTGAAGGAGGCGCTCCAGCAAGGGGTCCAGGGGATCCTCGCCGGCGACGCCGCGACGAACGGGTCGGCCGACGAGGGCCGGAGCCCGATCGACCTGGCCGACGTCCCGGAGGCGGAGGTCGCCGAGGCCCTCGACCGCCTGGAACGCCAGCTCGGCTTCACCCTCACCGGCCCCGTCCGCGAGCTGGTCGGGACCAAGATCGTCAACGTCCTGTCCAAGAGCCTCGGCGTCGTGGCGCTCGACGATCGGCGCAAGGAAGTCGTCGTCTATCTCCTCCCGCGCAACACCGAGGTCCCGTTCGAACGCTCCACGGATTTCGGCACCGACGCCGACAATCAGGCCGCCGTCGACATCCGCGTGATGTCCGGCGAGCGCGACAGCCCCGAGCCGACCGACTGCCAGGAGGTCGGCGTGGCGACCCTGAACCTCCCCGAGCGGCTCCCGGCCCACAGCCCGATCCGCGTCAAGTTCGCCATCACCCGCGACGGCCGACTGAACGTCACCGCCCTCGACCTGACCGCCGGCGGCGCCATCGAGGTCGACTTCCAGACCGAGGCCGTCTCCGACTCTGAAGCCGTCGAGGAACGCTCCACCGCGCTGCGGCTGCTGACGGTGTCGTGA
- a CDS encoding Hsp70 family protein, with product MAAFVGIDLGTTNSVVARRNAYGRPEVVPNREGANITPSVIYFGVDPPAVGQEAKEWARLGDAEIASFFKPHMGSPLYQLEFHGKPYSATDLSALVLRRLKEDAEAAMGEEVDRAVVTVPAYFGDAQRKATIAAGEAAGLRVMRIINEPTAASLAYGLSRTSDVDETILIYDLGGGTFDVTVARITPEDVAVLATAGDHDLGGKNWDDRIATFLAEKFAEETGFDPLDDPVALNEVLVRSEQAKWTLSERAAARVTLQLGAERKTFEITRDEFEAMTAPLMDRTRRLTEEALGEAGLAWPRVDGVLLVGGSTRMPMVRTYVAGMAGKAPRTGVNVDEVVALGAAVQAAMEAGEAIGDALPKFTLGMTASPPPVPVRRVVDVMSHSLGVVAVSPDGSSYVNDLVIRRNVPIPAADVRTYLHATHGGENTKLEVYLTQGESVTPLDCTILGKYVFNGIAATDAEVAVDVGLSYDADGVVQVRATQRDSGHRLAMTVEPVPDDLSWLAGPPKVHSTDEIGGKIRVMLLVDGSSSMMGDPLAEAQNAAREFLDRCDFTTTEVGLISFATLVTLQAPATNNVRRLHAAIHRLEAEGSTNLADALELARGELVADDARRYIVLLTDGYPDAAEAAVEQAEAARAQGIEIVAIGMGTADREYLGRLASSEAASIFVKGGELVRTFGHIARVIAEGGRSLRVLSR from the coding sequence ATGGCCGCGTTCGTGGGGATCGACCTGGGGACGACGAATTCGGTCGTGGCGCGGCGCAACGCGTACGGGCGGCCGGAGGTGGTGCCGAATCGCGAGGGGGCGAACATCACGCCGTCGGTGATCTACTTCGGCGTCGACCCGCCGGCGGTGGGTCAGGAGGCGAAGGAGTGGGCGCGGCTGGGGGACGCCGAGATCGCCAGCTTCTTCAAGCCCCACATGGGGAGCCCCCTCTATCAACTGGAGTTCCACGGCAAGCCCTACTCGGCGACCGACCTGTCAGCCCTGGTTTTGAGGCGTCTCAAGGAGGACGCCGAGGCCGCGATGGGCGAGGAGGTGGACCGCGCGGTCGTCACCGTGCCGGCCTACTTCGGCGACGCCCAGCGCAAGGCGACGATCGCCGCGGGCGAGGCGGCCGGGCTCCGCGTCATGCGGATCATCAACGAGCCGACCGCCGCCAGCCTCGCCTACGGGCTGAGCCGCACGAGCGACGTCGACGAGACGATCCTCATCTACGACCTGGGGGGCGGGACGTTCGACGTCACCGTGGCCCGGATCACCCCGGAGGACGTCGCGGTCCTCGCCACGGCCGGCGACCACGACCTGGGGGGCAAGAACTGGGACGATCGCATCGCCACGTTCCTCGCCGAGAAGTTCGCCGAGGAGACCGGCTTCGACCCGCTCGACGACCCCGTCGCCCTCAACGAAGTCCTCGTCCGCAGCGAGCAGGCCAAGTGGACCCTCTCCGAGCGGGCCGCCGCCCGCGTGACGCTCCAGCTCGGCGCCGAGCGCAAGACGTTCGAGATCACCCGCGACGAGTTCGAGGCGATGACCGCCCCGTTGATGGACCGCACGCGGAGGCTCACCGAGGAGGCGCTCGGCGAGGCCGGCCTGGCGTGGCCTCGGGTCGACGGCGTCCTGCTCGTCGGCGGCTCGACACGCATGCCGATGGTGCGGACTTACGTCGCCGGGATGGCGGGCAAGGCCCCCCGCACCGGCGTGAACGTCGACGAGGTGGTCGCCCTCGGCGCGGCCGTCCAGGCGGCGATGGAGGCCGGCGAGGCCATCGGCGACGCCCTGCCGAAGTTTACGCTCGGCATGACCGCGAGCCCCCCGCCCGTCCCCGTCCGCCGCGTCGTCGACGTGATGTCGCACAGCCTGGGGGTCGTCGCCGTCTCGCCCGACGGCTCGTCGTACGTCAACGACCTGGTCATCCGCCGCAACGTACCGATCCCCGCCGCGGACGTCCGCACCTACCTGCACGCGACCCACGGCGGCGAGAACACGAAGCTCGAAGTCTATCTGACCCAGGGAGAGAGCGTCACACCCCTGGATTGCACCATCCTGGGGAAGTACGTCTTCAACGGCATCGCCGCGACCGACGCCGAGGTCGCGGTCGACGTGGGCCTCTCCTACGACGCCGACGGCGTGGTGCAAGTCCGTGCGACCCAGCGCGACAGCGGCCACCGCCTGGCGATGACCGTCGAGCCCGTCCCCGACGACCTCTCCTGGCTCGCCGGCCCTCCGAAGGTCCACTCGACGGACGAGATCGGCGGCAAGATCCGCGTCATGCTCCTGGTCGACGGCTCATCGAGCATGATGGGCGACCCGCTGGCCGAGGCCCAGAACGCGGCTCGCGAGTTCCTGGACCGCTGCGACTTCACGACGACCGAGGTCGGCCTGATCTCGTTCGCGACGCTCGTGACGCTCCAGGCCCCCGCCACCAACAACGTCCGCCGGCTGCACGCGGCGATCCACCGCCTGGAGGCCGAGGGGAGCACGAACCTGGCCGACGCCCTGGAGCTGGCCCGCGGCGAGCTGGTCGCCGACGACGCTCGGCGGTACATCGTCCTGCTCACCGACGGCTATCCCGACGCCGCCGAGGCCGCCGTGGAGCAGGCCGAGGCGGCGCGGGCGCAGGGGATCGAGATCGTGGCGATCGGCATGGGGACGGCCGACCGCGAGTACCTCGGCCGACTGGCCAGCAGCGAGGCCGCCTCGATCTTCGTCAAGGGGGGCGAGCTGGTGCGGACGTTCGGCCACATCGCCCGCGTGATCGCCGAGGGGGGCCGTTCCTTGAGGGTCCTGAGCCGATGA
- a CDS encoding NIPSNAP family protein, whose product MLRSLAAALLFLGLASTVTAADEPSRVFELRTYHTADAKLVDLHKRFRDHTCELLKKHGAELVGFWTPLDEKDGKSKTLIYLVAYPNREAAAATWKAFGEDPAWQKAKAESEINGRLVEKVDSVYLEPTDYSAMK is encoded by the coding sequence ATGCTCCGATCCCTGGCCGCCGCCCTGCTCTTCCTGGGCCTCGCCTCCACCGTCACGGCCGCCGACGAGCCGTCTCGCGTCTTCGAGCTGCGGACCTATCACACGGCCGACGCCAAACTCGTCGATCTCCACAAGCGGTTCCGCGACCACACCTGCGAGCTTCTCAAGAAGCACGGCGCCGAGCTGGTCGGCTTCTGGACCCCCCTGGACGAGAAGGACGGCAAGTCGAAGACCCTGATCTACCTCGTCGCCTACCCCAACCGCGAGGCCGCCGCCGCGACCTGGAAAGCCTTCGGCGAGGACCCGGCCTGGCAGAAGGCCAAGGCCGAGAGCGAGATCAACGGCCGCCTCGTCGAGAAGGTCGACTCCGTCTACCTCGAACCGACCGACTACAGCGCGATGAAATGA